A section of the Streptomyces sp. NBC_00178 genome encodes:
- the coaE gene encoding dephospho-CoA kinase, whose protein sequence is MLKVGLTGGIGAGKSEVSRLLAHLGAVVIDADRIAREVVEPGTPGLTAVVEAFGPDILRPDGSLDRPALGSIVFSDPERLATLNGIVHPLVGARSAELERAAADGAVVVHDVPLLTENGLAPLYDLVVVVDASPETQLHRLVTLRSMTESDARARMTAQATREQRLAVADLVVDNDGPLDGLEPQVRALWAQLTEKAAAI, encoded by the coding sequence ATGCTGAAAGTGGGCCTGACCGGCGGGATCGGCGCCGGCAAGAGCGAAGTGTCACGGCTGCTCGCACACCTGGGAGCGGTGGTGATCGACGCCGACCGGATCGCGCGCGAGGTCGTCGAACCCGGCACCCCGGGGCTCACAGCCGTCGTCGAGGCCTTCGGGCCGGACATCCTCAGGCCCGACGGCTCGCTCGACCGTCCCGCGCTCGGCTCGATCGTGTTCTCCGACCCCGAGCGCCTGGCCACCCTCAACGGCATCGTGCACCCGCTGGTCGGGGCCCGGTCCGCCGAGCTGGAGCGGGCCGCGGCGGACGGCGCCGTCGTCGTCCACGACGTCCCGCTGCTCACGGAGAACGGACTCGCCCCGCTCTACGACCTCGTCGTGGTCGTGGACGCGAGCCCCGAGACGCAGCTCCACCGCCTCGTCACGCTGCGCAGCATGACGGAGTCCGACGCCCGGGCCAGGATGACCGCCCAGGCCACCCGCGAGCAGCGGCTGGCCGTCGCCGACCTCGTCGTCGACAACGACGGTCCGCTCGACGGCCTGGAACCGCAGGTGCGCGCGCTGTGGGCGCAGCTGACGGAGAAGGCCGCCGCCATCTGA
- the rpsA gene encoding 30S ribosomal protein S1 produces the protein MTSSTETTATTPQVAVNDIGDADAFLAAIDETIKYFNDGDIVDGVIVKVDRDEVLLDIGYKTEGVIPSRELSIKHDVDPNEVVKVGDEIEALVLQKEDKEGRLILSKKRAQYERAWGTIEKIKEEDGIVTGTVIEVVKGGLILDIGLRGFLPASLVEMRRVRDLQPYVGKELEAKIIELDKNRNNVVLSRRAWLEQTQSEVRQTFLTTLQKGQVRSGVVSSIVNFGAFVDLGGVDGLVHVSELSWKHIDHPSEVVEVGQEVTVEVLDVDMDRERVSLSLKATQEDPWQQFARTHQIGQVVPGKVTKLVPFGAFVRVDEGIEGLVHISELAERHVEIPEQVVQVNDEIFVKVIDIDLERRRISLSLKQANEAFGGDPASVEFDPTLYGMAASYDDQGNYIYPEGFDPETNDWLEGFESQREVWETQYAEAQQRFEQHQAQVIKSREADEAAAAEGAAAPAGAAPAASGGSGGGGSYSSESADNSGALASDEALAALREKLAGGQS, from the coding sequence ATGACGAGCAGCACCGAGACCACCGCCACCACTCCGCAGGTTGCGGTCAACGACATCGGCGACGCGGACGCGTTCCTCGCGGCGATCGACGAGACGATCAAGTACTTCAACGACGGCGACATCGTTGACGGCGTCATCGTCAAGGTTGACCGGGACGAGGTCCTCCTCGACATCGGTTACAAGACCGAAGGCGTCATCCCGAGCCGCGAGCTCTCGATCAAGCACGACGTCGACCCGAACGAGGTCGTCAAGGTCGGCGACGAGATCGAGGCCCTGGTTCTCCAGAAGGAGGACAAGGAAGGCCGCCTGATCCTCTCGAAGAAGCGCGCTCAGTACGAGCGTGCCTGGGGCACCATCGAGAAGATCAAGGAAGAAGACGGCATCGTCACCGGTACCGTCATCGAGGTCGTCAAGGGTGGTCTCATCCTCGACATCGGCCTCCGTGGCTTCCTCCCGGCGTCGCTCGTCGAGATGCGTCGCGTCCGCGACCTCCAGCCCTACGTGGGCAAGGAGCTCGAGGCCAAGATCATCGAGCTGGACAAGAACCGCAACAACGTGGTCCTGTCCCGCCGTGCCTGGCTCGAGCAGACCCAGTCCGAGGTCCGCCAGACGTTCCTCACGACCCTCCAGAAGGGTCAGGTCCGCTCCGGCGTCGTCTCCTCGATCGTCAACTTCGGTGCCTTCGTGGACCTGGGTGGCGTCGACGGTCTCGTGCACGTCTCCGAGCTGTCCTGGAAGCACATCGACCACCCCTCCGAGGTCGTCGAGGTCGGCCAGGAGGTCACCGTCGAGGTCCTCGACGTCGACATGGACCGCGAGCGCGTCTCGCTGTCGCTCAAGGCGACGCAGGAAGACCCGTGGCAGCAGTTCGCCCGTACGCACCAGATCGGGCAGGTCGTTCCCGGTAAGGTCACCAAGCTCGTTCCGTTCGGTGCGTTCGTGCGCGTCGACGAGGGCATCGAGGGCCTGGTCCACATCTCCGAGCTGGCCGAGCGCCACGTGGAGATCCCGGAGCAGGTCGTCCAGGTCAACGACGAGATCTTCGTCAAGGTCATCGACATCGACCTCGAGCGCCGTCGCATCAGCCTCTCGCTGAAGCAGGCCAACGAGGCCTTCGGTGGCGACCCGGCGTCGGTCGAGTTCGACCCGACCCTGTACGGCATGGCCGCGTCCTACGACGACCAGGGCAACTACATCTACCCCGAGGGCTTCGACCCCGAGACCAACGACTGGCTCGAGGGCTTCGAGTCGCAGCGTGAGGTCTGGGAGACGCAGTACGCCGAGGCGCAGCAGCGCTTCGAGCAGCACCAGGCCCAGGTCATCAAGTCCCGCGAGGCCGACGAGGCCGCTGCTGCCGAGGGTGCTGCCGCCCCGGCCGGCGCTGCCCCGGCTGCCTCCGGCGGCAGCGGTGGCGGCGGCTCGTACTCCTCGGAGTCCGCGGACAACTCCGGCGCCCTGGCGTCGGACGAGGCCCTGGCCGCCCTGCGCGAGAAGCTGGCCGGCGGCCAGAGCTGA
- a CDS encoding VOC family protein, translating into MTLKWEQVIVHSADPAGLGQWWADALGWVVVHASDDEFEIRPEPDRMPGLDFVRLDEAGKTKSRLHLDFRPDDQAAEVARLVAHGAKRVDIGQGEQPWVVLADPEGNEFCVLGPRRP; encoded by the coding sequence ATGACCTTGAAATGGGAACAGGTGATCGTGCACTCCGCCGACCCGGCGGGCCTGGGGCAGTGGTGGGCCGACGCGCTCGGCTGGGTGGTCGTCCACGCCTCCGACGACGAGTTCGAGATCCGCCCGGAACCCGACCGGATGCCGGGGCTGGACTTCGTGCGGCTCGACGAGGCCGGGAAGACCAAGAGCAGGCTGCACCTGGACTTCCGGCCCGACGACCAGGCCGCCGAGGTGGCGCGGCTGGTGGCGCACGGCGCAAAGCGTGTCGACATCGGCCAGGGCGAGCAGCCGTGGGTCGTGCTGGCGGACCCCGAAGGCAACGAGTTCTGCGTCCTCGGCCCCCGGCGTCCCTGA
- a CDS encoding class I SAM-dependent methyltransferase, producing MSGRLTRQGHTGTGPGAITPDGCAVELYARLSAGAEPEVIGSVVPPGASVLELGCGAGRVTHPLVALGYEVTAVDESPQMLERVRGARTVLSAIESLDLGQERFDAVVLGSFLVHSSEHRVREGLLRTCRRYVKDGGSVLVQREGADYRTGLPREREDAAAGCVIRILSAEPVGDSVDEVRAEYVFEDAHWTQTFRSRQLSEERFEECLGEAGLVVDRCLTPDGVWVLARPDER from the coding sequence ATGAGTGGACGACTGACACGTCAGGGACACACGGGGACGGGGCCCGGCGCGATCACCCCGGACGGCTGCGCGGTCGAGCTGTACGCCCGCCTGTCCGCCGGCGCGGAGCCGGAGGTCATCGGATCGGTCGTGCCGCCCGGCGCGAGCGTCCTCGAACTCGGCTGCGGGGCGGGCCGGGTGACGCATCCTCTGGTCGCGCTCGGGTACGAGGTGACCGCGGTCGACGAGTCGCCGCAGATGCTGGAACGGGTCCGGGGCGCCCGCACGGTGCTGAGCGCCATCGAGTCGCTGGACCTCGGTCAGGAGCGCTTCGACGCGGTCGTGCTCGGATCCTTCCTGGTGCACAGCAGCGAACACCGCGTCCGGGAAGGGCTGTTGCGGACCTGCCGTAGGTACGTGAAGGACGGCGGGTCCGTGCTCGTGCAGCGGGAGGGCGCGGACTACCGCACCGGCCTGCCCCGGGAGCGTGAGGACGCCGCGGCGGGGTGTGTCATCCGGATCCTCTCCGCGGAACCCGTGGGCGACAGCGTGGACGAGGTACGCGCGGAGTACGTCTTCGAGGACGCGCACTGGACCCAGACCTTCCGGTCGCGGCAGCTGTCCGAGGAGCGGTTCGAGGAGTGTCTGGGGGAGGCCGGCCTGGTGGTCGACCGCTGTCTCACCCCGGACGGTGTCTGGGTGCTCGCCAGACCGGACGAGCGCTGA
- a CDS encoding ADP-ribosylglycohydrolase family protein: protein MKTTAGRERGAGGAAAWGDGAVRRSRVRGALLGGAVGDALGNPVEFLSLDGIRRAHGEQGVRGLVPDEDGVAGRVTDDTQMSLFTVEGLIRAHVRAAATGAAVDEAPFVRDAYARWLDTQNHPSPPARGGANRVRTGWLRQQPWLYARRAPGNACLTGLASGHTPGPETPPVLPGPVNPHSKGCGTVMRSAPFGLLGGDAATGFGLAVRCALITHGHPTGAYSAGALAAVVTCLLEGDSPQGAVLRALELLGRHPGHEETTAALRAAVVLAARGRPTAERVETLGAGWVAEEALAIAVYCVLVLPGADEVAEALLLSVNHSGDSDSTGAVCGNLLGALHGEARLPASWLAATEGRSVIAELADDLCMEFDSPVAWPEGRYPEC, encoded by the coding sequence GTGAAGACGACGGCGGGGCGGGAACGCGGGGCGGGTGGCGCGGCGGCGTGGGGTGACGGCGCCGTCAGGCGGTCCAGGGTCCGGGGCGCGCTCCTGGGCGGTGCGGTGGGGGACGCACTGGGCAACCCCGTCGAATTCCTCTCGCTCGACGGGATCCGCCGAGCGCACGGCGAGCAGGGTGTACGCGGCCTCGTCCCCGACGAGGACGGCGTCGCCGGGCGCGTCACGGACGACACCCAGATGTCCCTCTTCACGGTCGAGGGCCTGATCAGGGCCCACGTCCGGGCCGCCGCCACGGGTGCCGCGGTCGACGAGGCCCCGTTCGTCCGCGACGCCTACGCGCGCTGGCTGGACACCCAGAACCACCCGTCACCCCCGGCGCGCGGCGGGGCGAACCGCGTGCGGACCGGGTGGCTGAGGCAGCAGCCCTGGCTGTACGCGCGCCGTGCCCCCGGCAACGCGTGCCTGACCGGTCTGGCGTCCGGCCACACACCCGGTCCCGAGACACCGCCGGTGCTCCCCGGTCCGGTCAATCCGCACTCCAAGGGCTGCGGCACCGTGATGCGGTCGGCGCCGTTCGGCCTGCTGGGCGGGGACGCCGCGACCGGGTTCGGCCTGGCCGTGAGGTGTGCGCTGATCACCCACGGGCACCCCACCGGGGCCTACTCGGCGGGTGCGCTCGCGGCCGTCGTCACCTGTCTGCTGGAGGGCGACTCACCGCAGGGCGCGGTGCTGCGCGCACTGGAGCTGCTGGGCCGCCATCCGGGCCACGAGGAGACGACCGCCGCGCTGCGGGCCGCGGTCGTCCTGGCGGCGCGCGGCCGGCCGACGGCCGAGCGGGTCGAGACCCTGGGCGCGGGCTGGGTGGCCGAGGAGGCCCTGGCCATCGCCGTGTACTGCGTGCTGGTGCTCCCCGGGGCCGACGAGGTGGCCGAGGCACTGCTGCTCTCGGTCAACCACTCGGGCGACAGCGACTCCACGGGCGCCGTCTGCGGCAACCTGCTGGGCGCGCTCCACGGGGAGGCGCGGCTGCCGGCGTCGTGGCTCGCGGCGACCGAGGGCAGGTCCGTCATCGCGGAGCTCGCCGACGACCTGTGCATGGAGTTCGATTCCCCGGTGGCGTGGCCGGAGGGCCGCTACCCGGAGTGCTGA
- a CDS encoding PAC2 family protein gives MPEPQSLYEWEPKGLAVVDMALAQESAGLVMLYHFDGYIDAGETGEQIVDGLLDTLPHQVVARFDHDRLVDYRARRPLLTFKRDRWTAFEAPTLDVRVVQDATGAPFLLLSGPEPDVEWERFAAAVEQIVERLGVRLAVNFHGIPMGVPHTRPVGVTPHGNRTDLMPGHRSPFDEAQVPGSAEALVEYRLMEAGHDVLGVAAHVPHYVARSAYPDAALTVLEAITAATGLVLPSIAHTLRTEAHRTQTEIERQIGQGDEELVSLVEGLEHQYDAVAGSESRGNLVAEPVDLPSADEIGLEFERFLAEREGDS, from the coding sequence GTGCCTGAACCGCAGAGTTTGTACGAATGGGAGCCGAAGGGCCTGGCCGTCGTCGACATGGCGCTCGCCCAGGAGTCGGCCGGTCTGGTCATGCTCTACCACTTCGACGGATACATCGACGCGGGTGAGACCGGCGAGCAGATCGTCGACGGCCTGCTCGACACACTGCCGCACCAGGTCGTGGCCCGCTTCGATCACGACCGGCTCGTCGACTACCGGGCGCGCCGCCCGCTGCTCACGTTCAAGCGCGACAGGTGGACCGCGTTCGAGGCGCCCACCCTGGACGTCCGGGTCGTGCAGGACGCCACCGGCGCCCCCTTCCTGCTGCTGTCCGGGCCCGAGCCAGACGTGGAGTGGGAGAGGTTCGCCGCCGCGGTGGAGCAGATCGTCGAGCGGCTCGGAGTGCGCCTCGCCGTCAACTTCCACGGCATCCCGATGGGCGTCCCGCACACCCGTCCGGTCGGTGTCACCCCGCACGGCAACCGCACCGACCTGATGCCCGGGCACCGCAGCCCGTTCGACGAGGCGCAGGTCCCCGGCTCGGCCGAGGCACTCGTCGAGTACCGGCTGATGGAGGCCGGGCACGACGTCCTCGGCGTGGCGGCCCACGTCCCGCACTACGTCGCCCGGTCCGCCTACCCCGACGCCGCGCTGACCGTCCTGGAGGCGATCACGGCCGCGACCGGCCTGGTGCTGCCGAGCATCGCGCACACGCTGCGCACCGAGGCGCACCGCACGCAGACCGAGATCGAGCGGCAGATCGGGCAGGGGGACGAGGAACTCGTCTCGCTGGTCGAGGGCCTGGAGCACCAGTACGACGCCGTGGCGGGCTCCGAGAGCCGCGGCAACCTGGTCGCGGAGCCGGTCGACCTTCCGTCGGCGGACGAGATCGGCCTCGAGTTCGAGCGCTTCCTCGCCGAACGGGAGGGCGACTCCTGA
- a CDS encoding DUF6343 family protein, whose product MRLWLSLWGMLWAAFGLAAFLVVDRAGWATACGVLLVVTVTDFCLVVRHMRQGARFQPGRDVPAYVPDPVGRSRHRRGDPPRRVGTGGGDERS is encoded by the coding sequence ATGCGGCTCTGGCTGAGTCTATGGGGCATGCTCTGGGCCGCGTTCGGCCTGGCGGCCTTCCTGGTCGTCGACCGGGCCGGCTGGGCGACCGCCTGCGGTGTGCTGCTGGTGGTCACGGTCACGGACTTCTGCCTCGTGGTCCGCCACATGCGGCAGGGCGCGCGCTTCCAGCCCGGCAGGGACGTCCCCGCGTACGTCCCCGACCCGGTCGGCCGGAGCCGTCACCGCCGAGGGGACCCGCCACGGCGGGTGGGAACCGGCGGCGGGGACGAGCGGTCGTGA
- a CDS encoding class I SAM-dependent methyltransferase, whose translation MQASEPEATRRDAGDAESSRANRGWWDRNADEYQSDHGAFLGDDRFVWGPEGLDEAGAGLLGPASALKGLDVLEIGAGAAQCSRWLAAQGARPVALDLSHRQLQHALRIGGGVPLVEADAGRLPFRDGAFDLACSAYGAVPFVADPVQVFREVHRVLRPGGRWVFSVTHPIRWAFPDEPGPEGLSVAASYFDRVPYVEQDEAGDAVYVEHHRTLGDRVRDVVAGGFRLIDLVEPEWPAWNDQEWGGWSPLRGNLIPGTAIFVCERDGRDGA comes from the coding sequence ATGCAGGCGTCCGAACCCGAAGCGACCCGCCGGGACGCCGGTGACGCGGAGAGCAGCCGTGCGAACCGCGGCTGGTGGGACCGCAACGCGGACGAGTACCAGAGCGACCACGGGGCCTTCCTCGGCGACGACCGGTTCGTCTGGGGCCCGGAGGGGCTCGACGAGGCCGGGGCCGGGCTCCTGGGGCCCGCGTCGGCCCTGAAGGGGCTCGACGTCCTGGAGATCGGCGCCGGCGCCGCCCAGTGCTCCCGCTGGCTCGCCGCCCAGGGCGCCCGGCCGGTGGCCCTGGATCTCTCCCACCGGCAGCTCCAGCACGCCCTGCGCATCGGTGGCGGCGTCCCCCTGGTCGAGGCCGACGCGGGGCGGCTCCCCTTCCGGGACGGCGCCTTCGACCTGGCCTGCTCCGCCTACGGCGCGGTGCCGTTCGTCGCCGATCCCGTGCAGGTGTTCCGCGAGGTGCACCGGGTGCTGAGGCCCGGCGGGCGCTGGGTCTTCTCCGTCACCCACCCCATCCGCTGGGCGTTCCCCGACGAACCGGGGCCCGAGGGCCTCTCCGTCGCAGCCTCCTACTTCGACCGGGTGCCGTACGTCGAGCAGGACGAGGCGGGTGACGCCGTGTACGTGGAGCACCACAGGACGCTCGGCGACCGGGTGCGGGACGTCGTCGCCGGCGGGTTCCGCCTGATCGACCTGGTGGAGCCGGAGTGGCCCGCCTGGAACGACCAGGAGTGGGGTGGCTGGTCCCCGCTGCGCGGCAACCTCATCCCCGGGACCGCGATCTTCGTCTGCGAGCGGGACGGCCGCGACGGCGCATAG
- a CDS encoding tetratricopeptide repeat protein — MPESNPETHVIDFRAAEQLLAARDPRGAVKLLDSVIAAHPENTAARLLRARAFFAAAQLRPAELEFELVLEREPDNAFAHFALARTFQRAGRPEQAKRHFRLAAALDPKPEYLEAARFDDRA, encoded by the coding sequence GTGCCCGAGAGCAACCCGGAAACACATGTCATCGACTTCCGTGCGGCGGAGCAGTTGCTCGCCGCCCGGGACCCCCGGGGCGCGGTGAAGCTGCTCGACTCCGTGATCGCCGCCCACCCGGAGAACACGGCGGCCAGGCTGTTGCGCGCCCGGGCCTTCTTCGCCGCCGCGCAGCTGCGTCCGGCCGAACTCGAATTCGAGCTGGTCCTGGAGCGCGAGCCCGACAACGCCTTCGCGCACTTCGCCCTGGCCCGGACCTTCCAGCGGGCGGGCCGCCCGGAGCAGGCCAAGCGCCACTTCCGGCTGGCCGCCGCGCTCGACCCGAAGCCGGAGTACCTCGAGGCCGCGCGCTTCGACGACAGGGCCTGA
- a CDS encoding DoxX family protein yields the protein MSATAAPTPGDTRATAPRRRVAAAALTGARYALALFLGFSAVAKLVAHESAVASFDRMGWGSGAMYTIGALELAGAVALLVPLLAGVAAIALAGLLAGAAVVQLTLLDPPNAVMPALLVVLAVFIARDRRERTADLFALLRGREAGAGQWMKR from the coding sequence ATGTCCGCAACCGCCGCTCCCACCCCGGGAGACACCCGTGCCACCGCGCCGCGCCGCCGGGTGGCCGCCGCCGCCCTGACCGGGGCGCGCTACGCCCTCGCGCTGTTCCTCGGCTTCAGCGCGGTGGCCAAGCTCGTCGCCCACGAGTCCGCCGTCGCGTCCTTCGACAGGATGGGCTGGGGCAGCGGGGCGATGTACACGATCGGCGCCCTGGAACTCGCCGGGGCGGTGGCCCTGCTGGTCCCGCTGCTGGCCGGCGTGGCCGCGATCGCCCTCGCCGGACTGCTGGCCGGGGCGGCCGTCGTGCAGCTGACCCTGCTCGATCCGCCGAACGCGGTCATGCCGGCCCTGCTCGTCGTCCTGGCCGTGTTCATCGCCCGTGACCGGCGGGAGCGCACCGCGGACCTGTTCGCTCTCCTGCGCGGGCGGGAGGCCGGTGCCGGTCAGTGGATGAAGCGGTAG